DNA sequence from the Sphingomonas taxi genome:
TGCTGACCGGCGACGACCGCGAACTGGAAGGCCGCGACGAGGCCGATCTGACGCCCGCCGCGGTGCTCGTCGCGGTGACCGATCGCGCCCGCCCCGGCGTGCTGCTCACCCAGCGCACCGACACGTTGCGCCACCACGCCGGCCAGATCGCCTTTCCCGGCGGCCGGCTCGATCCCGGCGAGGATGCCGTCGCCGCCGCATTGCGCGAGGCGGAGGAGGAGATCGCCTTGCCCCCCTCGCAGGTGCAGGTGATCGGCGCGGTCGATCGCTACCGGACCGTCACCGGCTATACCGTCACG
Encoded proteins:
- a CDS encoding CoA pyrophosphatase; translated protein: MSLAERLVRAWQDGNRTDPVLLTGDDRELEGRDEADLTPAAVLVAVTDRARPGVLLTQRTDTLRHHAGQIAFPGGRLDPGEDAVAAALREAEEEIALPPSQVQVIGAVDRYRTVTGYTVTPVLAAVPADLPFVASEAEVASVFEVPLDFLLDPANQIAASAEWRGRTRHYYEIRWQDRRIWGATAAMIVNLSRRLAW